One window from the genome of Cryptomeria japonica chromosome 6, Sugi_1.0, whole genome shotgun sequence encodes:
- the LOC131068038 gene encoding dirigent protein 2-like codes for MASKRSIISFLSFIVVVLSFSSCLAFKEKKLVFYLHDILSGQNVTGVVVGGVKGLSSSPYNFGTVIVIDDLVTEGPKPSSKAIARAKGLYANSDLKGSTFDLHFSVVFENQKYNGSTLEIQGADRYLQKKREVSVVGGTGHFRYARGYAIVETVTFEGVNANLKFSVNIRLD; via the coding sequence ATGGCTTCAAAGCGTTCCATAATATCATTCCTTAGCTTTATAGTCGTTGTACTGTCATTTTCTTCTTGTTTGGCTTTTAAAGAAAAGAAACTTGTCTTCTATTTGCATGACATTTTGAGTGGACAGAACGTTACAGGCGTTGTAGTGGGTGGGGTGAAGGGATTATCTTCAAGTCCATATAACTTTGGAACAGTAATTGTTATAGATGATCTTGTAACTGAAGGTCCAAAGCCCTCCTCTAAAGCTATAGCAAGGGCCAAAGGATTGTATGCCAATTCAGATCTGAAGGGCTCTACTTTTGATCTGCATTTCTCTGTGGTGTTTGAGAACCAGAAATATAATGGTAGCACCCTTGAGATCCAGGGAGCAGATAGATATCTTCAGAAGAAAAGAGAGGTTTCTGTTGTTGGAGGGACTGGGCACTTCAGATATGCTCGTGGGTATGCTATAGTTGAAACTGTTACGTTTGAAGGTGTCAATGCTAATTTGAAATTTAGTGTAAATATAAGATTAGACTAG